One genomic segment of Amycolatopsis granulosa includes these proteins:
- a CDS encoding exodeoxyribonuclease III, with protein MRIATWNVNSVTARLPRLLSWLGTAQPDVVCLQELKCATEAFPAEVAQAGYEVAAYGTGRWNGVAILSRVGLADVRRGLAGEPTFDGASEPRAIGATCGGVRLWSVYVPNGREPSHPHYAYKLRWLQALRATVAAEAAADRPFAVLGDFNIAPADDDVWDITLFDGMTHVTEAERAALAALREAGLSDVVPRALKYDTPYTYWDYRQLAFPKNNGMRIDLVYGSAKFTGAVSDAYVDREARKGKGTSDHAPVVVDLTV; from the coding sequence ATGCGCATCGCCACCTGGAACGTCAACTCCGTCACCGCGCGGCTGCCGCGGCTGCTGTCCTGGCTCGGCACGGCCCAGCCGGACGTGGTGTGCCTGCAGGAGCTCAAGTGCGCCACGGAGGCGTTCCCGGCCGAGGTGGCGCAGGCCGGCTACGAGGTGGCGGCGTACGGGACGGGCCGGTGGAACGGCGTGGCGATCCTGTCCCGGGTCGGGCTGGCCGACGTCCGGCGCGGGCTGGCGGGCGAGCCGACGTTCGACGGCGCGTCCGAGCCGCGCGCGATCGGCGCGACGTGCGGCGGGGTGCGGTTGTGGTCGGTGTACGTGCCGAACGGGCGCGAGCCGTCGCACCCGCACTACGCGTACAAGCTGCGGTGGCTCCAGGCGCTGCGGGCGACGGTGGCGGCCGAGGCCGCGGCCGACCGCCCGTTCGCGGTGCTGGGCGACTTCAACATCGCCCCGGCCGACGACGACGTCTGGGACATCACATTGTTCGACGGCATGACGCACGTGACGGAGGCGGAGCGGGCCGCGCTGGCGGCGCTGCGCGAAGCGGGGTTGAGCGACGTGGTGCCGCGCGCGCTGAAGTACGACACGCCCTACACCTACTGGGACTACCGGCAGCTGGCGTTCCCGAAGAACAACGGGATGCGGATCGACCTCGTCTACGGGTCGGCGAAGTTCACCGGTGCGGTCAGCGACGCGTACGTGGACCGCGAGGCACGCAAGGGCAAGGGCACCTCCGACCACGCCCCGGTGGTCGTGGACCTGACGGTGTAA
- the uvrC gene encoding excinuclease ABC subunit UvrC codes for MADPSTYRPAPGSIPEEPGVYKFRDANRRVIYVGKAKSLRSRLNSYFADLSGLHPRTRQMVTTAAGVEWTVVSTEVEALQLEYNWIKEFDPRFNVRYRDDKSYPVLAVTLHEEFPRLHVYRGPRKKGVRYFGPYAHAWAIRETLDLLLRVFPARTCSGGVFRRHGQIGRPCLLGYIDKCSAPCVGRVSAEEHRQIVDDFCDFLSGRTDAMVRRLEREMADAAEALEFEKAARLRDDIGALRRAMEKQAVVLGDGTDADLVAFAHDELEAAVQVFHVRGGRVRGQRGWVIDKADEMGVPDLVEQFLTQFYGEQVELAEQGTDLGTPVPREVLVPELPADPDAMSEWLSGLRGSRVQLRVPQRGDKRALAETVQRNAEEAFAQHKLRRAGDLTARSAALAELQEHLALDSAPLRIECVDISHTQGTDVVASLVVFEDGVPRKAEYRRFALREAATEGDVAAIAEVVRRRFARYRTETQEGLAGDKPGLDPETGRPRKFAYPPNLLVVDGAGPQATAAADVLAEMGITDIAVVGLAKRLEEVWLPGDPDPVILPRTSEALYLLQRVRDEAHRFAIAYHRQKRAKRVQVSALDGVPGLGQARRAALIKHFGSVKRLKEAGVDEIAQVPGVGKRTAEAIVAALASPGESEEK; via the coding sequence GTGGCTGACCCGTCCACCTACCGTCCCGCGCCGGGGAGCATCCCGGAGGAGCCCGGCGTCTACAAGTTCCGCGACGCGAACCGGCGGGTCATCTACGTCGGCAAGGCCAAGAGCCTGCGCAGCCGGCTGAACTCCTACTTCGCCGACCTGTCCGGGCTGCACCCGCGCACGCGGCAGATGGTGACCACCGCGGCCGGCGTGGAATGGACCGTCGTGTCCACCGAGGTCGAGGCGCTCCAGCTGGAGTACAACTGGATCAAGGAGTTCGACCCGCGGTTCAACGTCCGCTACCGCGACGACAAGTCCTACCCGGTGCTGGCGGTGACGCTGCACGAGGAGTTCCCGCGGTTGCACGTCTACCGCGGTCCCCGGAAGAAGGGCGTGCGTTACTTCGGCCCGTACGCGCACGCGTGGGCGATCCGGGAGACGCTCGACCTGCTGCTGCGCGTGTTCCCGGCCCGCACCTGCTCGGGCGGTGTGTTCCGCCGCCACGGCCAGATCGGCCGGCCGTGCCTGCTCGGCTACATCGACAAGTGCTCCGCGCCGTGCGTGGGCAGGGTCAGCGCCGAGGAGCACCGGCAGATCGTGGACGACTTCTGCGACTTCCTCTCCGGCCGCACCGACGCCATGGTGCGCAGGCTGGAGCGGGAGATGGCCGACGCGGCGGAGGCGCTGGAGTTCGAGAAGGCCGCCCGGCTGCGTGACGACATCGGCGCGCTGCGGCGGGCGATGGAGAAGCAGGCCGTGGTGCTCGGCGACGGCACGGACGCCGACCTGGTCGCGTTCGCCCACGACGAGCTGGAGGCCGCCGTCCAGGTCTTCCACGTGCGCGGCGGCCGGGTGCGCGGCCAGCGCGGCTGGGTGATCGACAAGGCCGACGAGATGGGCGTGCCCGACCTCGTCGAGCAGTTCCTCACCCAGTTCTACGGCGAACAGGTGGAGCTCGCCGAACAGGGCACCGACCTGGGCACGCCGGTGCCGCGCGAGGTGCTGGTGCCGGAGCTGCCCGCCGATCCCGACGCGATGAGCGAGTGGTTGTCCGGGTTGCGCGGCTCCCGCGTCCAGCTGCGGGTGCCGCAGCGCGGCGACAAGCGCGCGCTGGCCGAGACGGTGCAGCGCAACGCCGAGGAAGCCTTCGCCCAGCACAAGCTGCGCCGCGCGGGTGACCTGACGGCGCGCTCCGCCGCGCTGGCCGAGCTGCAGGAGCACCTCGCGCTGGACAGCGCGCCGCTGCGCATCGAGTGCGTCGACATCAGCCACACGCAGGGCACCGACGTGGTCGCCTCGCTCGTGGTGTTCGAGGACGGCGTGCCGCGCAAGGCCGAGTACCGCCGGTTCGCCTTGCGCGAGGCCGCGACCGAGGGCGACGTCGCCGCCATCGCGGAGGTGGTGCGGCGCCGCTTCGCCCGCTACCGGACCGAGACGCAGGAGGGCCTGGCCGGTGACAAGCCGGGCCTCGACCCGGAGACCGGCCGCCCGCGCAAGTTCGCCTACCCGCCGAACCTGCTCGTGGTCGACGGCGCCGGCCCGCAGGCGACCGCGGCGGCGGACGTGCTCGCGGAGATGGGCATCACCGACATCGCCGTGGTCGGCCTGGCCAAGCGGCTGGAGGAGGTGTGGCTGCCCGGCGATCCGGACCCGGTGATCCTGCCGCGCACCTCCGAGGCCCTGTACCTGTTGCAGCGGGTGCGGGACGAGGCGCACCGGTTCGCCATCGCCTACCACCGGCAGAAGCGGGCCAAGCGCGTGCAGGTGTCCGCTTTGGACGGAGTACCGGGGCTGGGACAGGCACGGCGGGCAGCGCTCATCAAGCACTTCGGCTCGGTGAAGCGGCTGAAGGAAGCAGGGGTGGACGAGATCGCCCAGGTGCCGGGCGTGGGGAAGCGCACCGCCGAAGCGATCGTCGCCGCGTTGGCCTCACCTGGGGAGTCGGAGGAGAAGTGA
- the rapZ gene encoding RNase adapter RapZ, whose amino-acid sequence MEVAVVTGLSGAGRSTAAKCLEDLGWFVVDNLPPELIATMVELGAQARGAITKVAVVMDVRSRAFTDDLSSIIKDLDARGYKPRVLFLEATDAVLVRRFEQVRRGHPLQGDGRLIDGITAERQMLAPLREEADLVLETSALSVHDLRAKIEDAFGSEAAMQTRVTVLSFGYKYGLPMDADLVMDVRFLPNPFWIPELRDHTGLDAEVRNYVLSQEGAEEFLDRYHQLLRLIGAGYRREGKRYLTLAVGCTGGKHRSVAISEELSRLLSNEDGMAVKVVHRDLGRE is encoded by the coding sequence ATGGAGGTGGCCGTGGTGACCGGGCTGTCCGGTGCCGGCCGCAGCACCGCCGCGAAGTGCCTGGAGGATCTGGGCTGGTTCGTGGTGGACAACCTGCCGCCCGAGCTGATCGCGACGATGGTCGAGCTGGGGGCGCAGGCCCGTGGCGCGATCACGAAGGTCGCGGTGGTGATGGACGTCCGCTCGCGCGCGTTCACCGACGACCTGTCGTCGATCATCAAGGACCTCGACGCGCGCGGCTACAAGCCGCGGGTGCTGTTCCTGGAGGCCACCGACGCGGTGCTGGTGCGCCGGTTCGAGCAGGTGCGCCGCGGCCACCCGCTGCAGGGCGACGGGCGGCTCATCGACGGCATCACCGCGGAACGTCAGATGCTCGCGCCGCTGCGCGAGGAGGCCGACCTGGTGCTGGAGACGTCCGCGTTGTCGGTGCACGACCTGCGTGCGAAGATCGAGGACGCGTTCGGCAGCGAGGCGGCCATGCAGACCCGCGTGACCGTGCTGTCGTTCGGTTACAAGTACGGGCTGCCGATGGACGCCGACCTGGTGATGGACGTCCGCTTCCTGCCCAACCCGTTCTGGATCCCGGAGTTGCGCGATCACACCGGCCTGGACGCCGAGGTGCGCAACTACGTGCTGTCCCAGGAGGGCGCCGAGGAGTTCCTGGACCGCTACCACCAGCTGCTGCGCCTGATCGGCGCTGGTTACCGGCGGGAGGGCAAGCGCTATCTGACGCTGGCGGTGGGCTGCACCGGCGGCAAGCACCGCAGTGTGGCGATCTCCGAGGAACTGTCCCGGCTGTTGTCCAATGAGGACGGTATGGCCGTGAAGGTCGTGCACCGGGACCTGGGACGCGAGTGA
- a CDS encoding gluconeogenesis factor YvcK family protein — protein sequence MRAVALGGGHGLHATLTALRRLTPDVTAVVTVADDGGSSGRLRRELGLLPPGDLRQALAALTVAEKGESLWAEVFQHRFGGSGALTGHAVGNLLLAGLFEVLGDPVAALEEARRLLGVPGRVLPMSPEPLEIEAEVSGLDDDGSLRRIRGQVAVASTPGRVERITLRTPGRPGGVPAACEEAVRAVLDAEAVFLGPGSWFTSVIPHLMVPGLHDALLRTAATKIVVLNLVPQPGETAGFSPERHLDVLFQHAPGLRVDAVIADRDSVPAPGRLRDAAAGLGATTLLADVADPGREGVHDPDALASCVREALGLSGTAGGKG from the coding sequence TTGCGAGCCGTCGCGCTGGGCGGCGGCCACGGGCTGCACGCGACGCTGACCGCGCTGCGGCGGCTGACCCCGGACGTGACCGCGGTGGTCACGGTCGCCGACGACGGCGGCTCGTCCGGGCGGCTGCGCCGGGAGCTGGGCCTGCTGCCGCCCGGGGACCTACGGCAGGCGCTGGCCGCGCTGACGGTCGCCGAGAAGGGCGAGTCGCTGTGGGCGGAGGTGTTCCAGCACCGTTTCGGCGGCAGTGGCGCGCTGACCGGGCACGCGGTGGGCAACCTGTTGCTGGCCGGGCTGTTCGAGGTGCTGGGCGATCCGGTGGCCGCGCTGGAGGAGGCGCGCCGCCTGCTGGGGGTGCCCGGCCGGGTGCTGCCGATGTCGCCCGAGCCGCTGGAGATCGAGGCCGAGGTGTCCGGGCTCGACGACGACGGGTCGCTGCGCCGCATCCGCGGCCAGGTCGCCGTGGCCAGCACACCGGGGCGGGTCGAGCGGATCACGCTGCGCACGCCGGGGCGGCCGGGCGGGGTGCCCGCGGCGTGCGAGGAGGCGGTGCGGGCCGTGCTGGACGCGGAGGCGGTGTTCCTCGGGCCGGGTTCGTGGTTCACCAGCGTGATCCCGCACCTGATGGTGCCGGGCCTGCACGATGCGCTGCTGCGCACCGCGGCGACCAAGATCGTGGTCCTCAACCTCGTCCCGCAACCGGGTGAGACGGCGGGGTTCTCACCCGAGCGGCACTTGGACGTACTCTTCCAGCACGCGCCCGGGCTGCGGGTGGACGCGGTGATCGCCGACCGGGACTCGGTGCCGGCACCGGGCCGCCTGCGGGACGCGGCGGCGGGGCTGGGGGCGACGACGCTGCTGGCGGATGTGGCAGACCCTGGTCGCGAGGGTGTGCACGATCCGGATGCGCTGGCGAGCTGTGTGCGGGAAGCTCTCGGTCTCAGCGGGACCGCGGGCGGGAAAGGGTAG
- the whiA gene encoding DNA-binding protein WhiA, whose amino-acid sequence MAMTAAVKDELSRLQITKIGPRRSEVASMLRFAGGLHIVGGRVVVEAELDTGSVARRLRKEIHELYGHHSDVHVLSAGGLRKTTRYIVRVVQDGESLARQTGLIDQRGRPVRGLPAAVVSGGIADAEAAWRGAFLAHGSLTEPGRSSSLEVTCPGPEAALALVGAARRMGIQAKSREVRGADRVVVRDGDAIGALLTRLGAHASVLQWEERRMRREVRATANRLANFDDANLRRSARAAVAAAARVERALDILADSAPEHLLAAGRLRLENRQASLEELGQLADPPMTKDAVAGRIRRLLAMADKRAKELNIPDTESAVTPDMLEESV is encoded by the coding sequence ATGGCGATGACCGCCGCCGTGAAGGACGAGCTCAGCAGGCTGCAGATCACCAAGATCGGGCCGCGCCGGTCGGAAGTCGCATCGATGCTGCGCTTCGCCGGTGGCCTGCACATCGTGGGGGGACGGGTGGTGGTGGAGGCGGAGCTCGACACGGGTTCGGTCGCGCGGCGCCTGCGCAAGGAGATCCACGAGCTGTACGGTCACCACTCGGACGTGCACGTGCTGTCCGCCGGCGGGCTGCGCAAGACGACCCGGTACATCGTCCGGGTGGTTCAGGACGGGGAGAGCCTGGCCCGGCAGACCGGGCTGATCGACCAGCGGGGCCGCCCGGTGCGCGGCCTGCCGGCCGCGGTGGTGTCCGGGGGCATCGCCGACGCGGAGGCCGCATGGCGGGGCGCCTTCCTGGCGCACGGCTCGTTGACCGAGCCGGGCCGGTCGTCGTCGCTGGAGGTGACCTGTCCCGGCCCGGAGGCGGCGCTGGCGCTCGTGGGCGCGGCCCGGCGGATGGGCATCCAGGCGAAGTCGCGCGAGGTCCGGGGCGCCGACCGGGTGGTGGTGCGCGACGGTGACGCGATCGGCGCCCTGCTGACCCGGCTGGGCGCCCACGCGAGCGTGCTGCAGTGGGAGGAGCGGCGGATGCGCCGCGAGGTCCGGGCGACGGCCAACCGCCTGGCGAACTTCGACGACGCGAACCTGCGCCGCTCGGCCCGCGCCGCGGTCGCGGCGGCCGCCCGGGTGGAACGGGCCCTCGACATCCTGGCGGACTCGGCGCCGGAACACCTGCTGGCGGCCGGCCGGCTCCGGCTGGAGAACCGGCAGGCCTCGCTGGAGGAGCTGGGTCAGCTCGCCGACCCGCCGATGACGAAGGACGCGGTCGCCGGCCGCATCCGGCGGTTGCTGGCCATGGCCGACAAGCGGGCGAAGGAACTGAACATCCCGGACACCGAAAGCGCGGTCACCCCGGACATGCTCGAGGAAAGCGTCTGA
- a CDS encoding serine hydrolase, whose translation MSVHTAPTVQLKPHRRGPVSVLVTAVVVIALALGTAFLVRGAGSTSSTTVAADASETSVLVYDRTQDRVLRAEGTDARFRSASLVKVIIALDLVQRGKVTSDRPSPRVARMLAASDDVIASALWQSGGGPDIVHRVAQSLSLTATEPPADSSRWGDTLLSASDMVTVYRAVLALPADQRRLILDPLRAAERVAADGTDQFFGIPDALPGVPRAIKQGWAAGRGGVDAHTSGVVGNGDRYIVVVLSHRPGGTPMQTAMAEVTVATAAVKSLLS comes from the coding sequence ATGTCTGTGCACACGGCGCCGACCGTGCAGCTGAAGCCACACCGGCGTGGTCCGGTCTCCGTCCTCGTCACCGCGGTCGTCGTGATCGCCCTCGCCCTCGGGACCGCCTTCCTGGTCCGCGGCGCCGGCAGCACCTCCTCCACGACGGTGGCCGCCGACGCGTCGGAGACCAGCGTGCTGGTCTACGACCGCACGCAGGACCGGGTCCTGCGGGCGGAGGGCACCGACGCCCGGTTCCGGTCGGCGTCGCTGGTGAAGGTGATCATCGCGCTGGACCTGGTGCAGCGCGGCAAGGTGACCAGCGACCGGCCGAGCCCGCGAGTCGCCCGCATGCTGGCCGCCAGCGACGACGTGATCGCCAGTGCGCTGTGGCAGTCCGGCGGCGGCCCGGACATCGTCCACCGCGTCGCGCAGTCGCTCAGCCTGACCGCGACCGAGCCGCCGGCCGACTCGAGCCGCTGGGGCGACACGTTGCTGTCGGCGTCGGACATGGTCACGGTGTACCGGGCGGTGCTCGCCCTGCCGGCCGACCAGCGCCGCCTGATCCTCGACCCGCTCCGCGCCGCGGAGCGGGTGGCGGCCGACGGAACGGACCAGTTCTTCGGCATCCCGGACGCGCTGCCCGGCGTCCCGCGGGCGATCAAACAGGGCTGGGCGGCCGGCCGCGGCGGCGTGGACGCGCACACCAGCGGCGTGGTCGGCAACGGCGACCGGTACATCGTGGTGGTGCTCAGCCACCGACCGGGCGGAACGCCCATGCAAACCGCGATGGCAGAGGTCACCGTGGCGACGGCAGCCGTGAAATCGTTGCTGTCCTGA
- a CDS encoding response regulator codes for MASLLLIEDDPAVREGLCLGLRRHGHDVAPAPDGERGLRLLAAGRPDLVLLDLMLPGIDGFEVCRRIRATAPVPIIMLTARGDDIDVVGGLEAGADDYVVKPVQSRVLDARIKAVLRRGGAAGHDREQHGDLMIDRAACEVTKKGHPVRLTPTELRLLLELSRVPGRVLSRQQLLELVWEHDYLGDSRLVDACVQRLRAKLEDRPAAPVYVRTVRGFGYRFGPL; via the coding sequence GTGGCGAGTCTGCTGTTGATCGAGGACGACCCGGCCGTCCGGGAAGGACTGTGCCTGGGCCTGCGCCGGCACGGTCACGACGTGGCACCGGCTCCGGACGGGGAACGCGGGTTGCGCCTGCTCGCCGCCGGCCGTCCGGACCTCGTGCTGCTCGACCTGATGCTGCCCGGGATCGACGGGTTCGAGGTGTGCCGCCGCATCCGCGCGACCGCTCCGGTGCCGATCATCATGCTCACCGCCCGGGGTGACGACATCGACGTGGTCGGCGGGCTCGAAGCCGGAGCCGACGACTACGTGGTCAAACCCGTGCAGTCGCGCGTGCTGGACGCGCGCATCAAAGCCGTGCTGCGGCGCGGTGGCGCCGCCGGCCACGACCGCGAACAGCACGGCGACCTGATGATCGACCGGGCCGCCTGCGAGGTCACCAAGAAGGGGCACCCGGTCCGGCTGACGCCGACCGAGTTGCGGCTGCTGCTGGAACTCTCCCGCGTCCCCGGCCGCGTGCTCAGCCGTCAGCAGCTGCTGGAACTGGTGTGGGAACACGACTACCTCGGCGATTCACGGCTCGTCGACGCCTGCGTGCAGCGGCTGCGCGCGAAGCTGGAGGACCGGCCCGCCGCGCCGGTCTACGTGCGCACCGTGCGCGGGTTCGGCTACCGGTTCGGTCCACTGTGA
- a CDS encoding HAMP domain-containing sensor histidine kinase, which yields MIRRILALLRGIRVRLVLIISLVAVVATAGATGINYVSARRTVLAAAQDRLMNQLRQDVDALAPTVRMPPDRTTLDELTTVIRGLFVFVRYRDMVSHNSSSPSSWPLGTPIPPELVSRVRTEGRLVFQRISDRDIGPALVVGMPVMTVGTDFRPVPSGLEVYAEYPLFQEQQQISEFALNGWRTAAVVVPLAVILAWLAAGAVLRPVRRLRDGARDLAHGRLSTRLPERGGDELAELARTFNESAASLEQSVGDLRRMEADARRFVADVSHELRTPLAAMTAVTEVLDEEGARLPGDAGTAARLISEETRKLTRLVDDLIEISRFDNGRARMDRREADLGELIAATLRTRQWTDRVGAALPAGITAPVDARRFDVIVANLVGNALRHGAPPVRVRLCPSGPDALVEVTDHGPGLAEDVLPHVFDRFYKADSARTRSEGSGLGLSIAQNNAVLHGGTLEAGNRPGGGARFLLRLPRTVAP from the coding sequence GTGATCAGGCGAATCCTGGCGCTGCTGCGCGGAATCCGCGTCCGCCTGGTGCTGATCATCAGCCTCGTCGCGGTGGTGGCGACCGCCGGCGCGACCGGCATCAACTACGTCAGCGCGCGGCGCACGGTGCTCGCGGCGGCCCAGGACCGGCTGATGAATCAGCTGCGCCAGGACGTCGACGCCCTCGCCCCCACCGTGCGGATGCCGCCCGACCGGACCACCCTCGACGAGCTCACCACCGTCATCCGCGGATTGTTCGTCTTCGTCCGCTACCGCGATATGGTCTCGCACAACTCCTCCTCCCCGTCTTCGTGGCCGCTCGGGACTCCGATCCCGCCCGAGCTGGTGTCCCGCGTCCGCACCGAGGGGCGGTTGGTCTTCCAGCGCATCTCCGACCGCGACATCGGCCCGGCACTGGTGGTCGGCATGCCCGTGATGACGGTCGGCACGGACTTCCGCCCGGTGCCGTCCGGACTCGAGGTGTACGCCGAGTACCCGCTGTTTCAGGAACAGCAGCAGATCAGCGAGTTCGCGCTCAACGGCTGGCGCACGGCGGCCGTGGTGGTGCCCCTGGCGGTGATCCTCGCGTGGCTGGCCGCGGGTGCGGTGCTCCGGCCGGTCCGGCGGCTGCGCGACGGTGCCCGGGACCTGGCGCACGGACGGCTGTCCACCCGGCTGCCGGAACGCGGCGGCGACGAGCTGGCCGAGCTGGCGCGCACCTTCAACGAGTCCGCCGCGAGCCTGGAACAGTCCGTGGGGGACCTGCGGCGGATGGAGGCCGACGCGCGCCGGTTCGTCGCCGACGTCTCGCACGAGTTGCGCACCCCGCTCGCGGCCATGACCGCCGTGACCGAGGTGCTCGACGAGGAGGGGGCGCGCCTGCCCGGTGACGCCGGCACCGCGGCCCGGCTGATCAGCGAGGAGACCCGCAAACTGACCCGGCTCGTGGACGATCTCATCGAGATCTCCCGCTTCGACAACGGCCGTGCCCGGATGGACCGGCGGGAGGCCGACCTGGGCGAGCTGATCGCGGCGACCTTGCGCACCCGTCAGTGGACGGACCGGGTCGGGGCCGCGCTGCCGGCCGGGATCACCGCCCCGGTGGACGCGCGACGATTCGACGTCATCGTGGCGAACCTGGTCGGCAACGCGCTGCGCCACGGCGCCCCGCCGGTGCGGGTGCGGCTGTGCCCCTCCGGCCCGGACGCCCTCGTCGAGGTCACCGACCACGGACCGGGCCTGGCCGAGGACGTGCTGCCGCACGTGTTCGACCGGTTCTACAAGGCCGACAGCGCACGGACGAGGTCGGAGGGCAGCGGTCTGGGTTTGTCGATCGCGCAGAACAATGCCGTCCTGCACGGGGGCACGCTCGAAGCGGGCAACCGGCCGGGAGGTGGGGCGCGGTTCCTGCTGCGGCTGCCCCGGACGGTGGCGCCGTGA
- a CDS encoding GerMN domain-containing protein: protein MRWVALLLVLVLAGCGVRPTRPVGAGEGPIGVAPGPILYFQRAGATTPVLRQTGHLGTVREAVALLLAGPTPQEQDLDYYTAIGPVAASATSVGPVRDGVVTVDFTMPLEYVGQEAKAQIACTVIAVNAQLGANARNLLVRFRSVPGVTQLSGPDAFPAAAGPYAQDAPRGCPAMPR from the coding sequence ATGCGGTGGGTCGCGCTGCTGCTCGTGCTGGTGCTCGCCGGGTGCGGCGTCCGGCCGACAAGGCCGGTCGGGGCGGGGGAGGGGCCGATCGGGGTGGCGCCCGGGCCGATCCTGTACTTCCAGCGCGCGGGGGCCACGACACCGGTGCTGCGCCAGACCGGTCATCTGGGCACCGTGCGGGAAGCGGTCGCCCTGCTCCTGGCTGGTCCGACCCCGCAGGAGCAGGATTTGGACTACTACACCGCCATCGGACCCGTAGCGGCCTCCGCCACGTCCGTCGGGCCGGTGCGGGACGGCGTGGTGACAGTGGACTTCACCATGCCCCTGGAGTACGTCGGGCAGGAGGCGAAGGCCCAGATCGCGTGCACCGTGATCGCGGTGAACGCCCAGCTCGGTGCCAATGCCCGCAATCTGCTCGTCCGGTTCCGCAGCGTTCCGGGCGTCACGCAGTTGTCGGGCCCGGACGCCTTTCCCGCGGCGGCCGGGCCGTACGCCCAGGATGCGCCCCGGGGCTGCCCGGCCATGCCCAGGTGA
- a CDS encoding 2OG-Fe(II) oxygenase: MRTTDLAGLDWPALTRDLNDLGCALTPPILSPAECRELAALYDDPGRFRSTIDMARFRFGSGQYRYFDHPLPDPVARLREAFYPRLLPVARDWAAKLGWDAPWPDDLATWLDRCHRAGQTRPTPILLRYRAGDWNALHRDLYGELVFPLQVVIGLDAPGTDHTGGEFLLVEQRPRAQSRGTVTVLPQGHALIFTTRDRPVRSSRGWSAAPVRHGVSTVRSGIRHTLGLVFHDAT, from the coding sequence GTGCGGACCACCGACCTCGCCGGCCTGGACTGGCCGGCTCTCACCCGGGACCTGAACGACCTCGGCTGCGCGCTCACGCCCCCGATCCTGAGCCCGGCCGAATGCCGCGAGCTGGCGGCGCTCTACGACGACCCCGGCCGGTTCCGGTCCACGATCGACATGGCGCGCTTCCGGTTCGGCTCCGGGCAGTACCGGTACTTCGACCACCCGCTGCCGGATCCGGTAGCACGGCTGCGCGAGGCGTTCTACCCGCGCCTGCTGCCGGTCGCCCGGGACTGGGCCGCCAAGCTCGGCTGGGACGCACCGTGGCCGGACGACCTGGCGACCTGGCTGGACCGCTGTCACCGGGCAGGCCAGACCCGCCCGACCCCGATCCTGCTGCGGTACCGGGCCGGTGACTGGAACGCGTTGCACCGCGACCTCTACGGAGAGCTGGTGTTCCCGCTGCAGGTCGTGATCGGCCTGGACGCACCCGGCACCGACCACACCGGCGGTGAGTTCCTGCTCGTCGAGCAGCGGCCAAGGGCCCAGTCCCGCGGCACGGTGACCGTGTTGCCGCAGGGACACGCGCTGATCTTCACCACGCGGGACCGCCCGGTGCGCTCGTCGCGGGGCTGGTCGGCGGCACCGGTGCGGCACGGCGTCAGCACCGTCCGCAGCGGCATCCGTCACACGCTCGGCCTCGTCTTCCACGACGCGACCTGA
- a CDS encoding MarR family winged helix-turn-helix transcriptional regulator has translation MASEGPTTEEAVRTALLLLPRLVGRAKKIPVPESLRGFSLAPRHLSLLSYLLFDGPMTVNELAARLEVASTTVSLMVGDLSRRGILTRTEDEQDRRRTIVSIAAAYHTDVEGWLATGARAWRTALEPLTPAQRRMFLDTLRAYEREVEQERGPG, from the coding sequence ATGGCGAGCGAAGGACCAACCACGGAGGAGGCCGTGCGCACCGCGTTGCTGCTCCTGCCGCGGCTGGTGGGGCGCGCCAAGAAGATCCCGGTCCCGGAGTCGCTGCGCGGGTTCTCCCTCGCCCCGCGGCACCTGTCGCTGCTGTCCTACCTGCTCTTCGACGGGCCGATGACGGTCAACGAGCTGGCCGCGCGTCTGGAGGTCGCGTCCACCACGGTCAGCCTGATGGTCGGCGACCTCAGCCGCCGCGGCATCCTCACGCGCACCGAGGACGAGCAGGATCGGCGCCGCACCATCGTGAGCATCGCCGCGGCGTACCACACGGATGTGGAGGGCTGGCTCGCCACCGGCGCACGTGCCTGGCGCACCGCGCTGGAGCCGCTCACGCCCGCACAGCGGCGGATGTTCCTCGACACGCTGCGCGCCTACGAGCGTGAAGTCGAGCAGGAGCGGGGTCCCGGGTAG